The nucleotide window acaaAAAATGCCGGTGGGGAGGAGTCAAAACAACTACGAGggtatttcctttttctgtaGCGCGAACATCGCTAGCTCGCCCCTTGGgtaggcaattttttccagcCTCCGTCCGTCCTTCCTTCCATccatccgtttttttttttttttttttttttcctacattTGAAGAGAATCGCCGCGTTTTACGTACACCTTTTggcatttcattttgcatgtGAGAAACAGGGGAGCAGCGGAATTGCGGCAGTTGCGGAAGTCGCGCAAGTGTCCTTCCCCCGTCGCCCCTCAATTGCGAACGCAGCACGATCGCATCGCTTGCCGAAGCGCGCCCAgaagatgtaaaaaaaaaaaaggagtgaacGCTTCTTTTAAGGGCTCTCCCGCGAccgcctctttttttatgcatgTACCTCCGTGTGGGAGAAGGGCATGCGCAGAGTTAGCAGAGTGAGCAGAGTGAGCAGAGTTAGCAGCGTGAGCAGAGTGAGCAGAGTTAGCAGCGTGAGCAGAGTGAGCGGCTTGACCGAGGCTTACAGtaccccattttgtgatGCTCAGCGTAAGGATGTATTATACCGTGTTGAAGGGCGCTAGTTAGCGAAGCTCAATTCGCAGTGTACAGCGGCGCAATCCGTGGGGTGATACCTCCACTTCTGGCTGGCCGCATATCCGTATGAGAACAACCCCACCCAGTTGCGAGCCTTCAGTTGTTCCCCCTGTTTGTCACCCGTCGAAATGTACCCACATTTAGTTTTTTCCCACCGAGCGTatgatttgtttttcaccCCATTTTAAATTCACAGAGATGCACCGCCAACCCATTTGATATGTTGTTTACCGTTTTACAAGTTTGTCCGCGCCCTGGTTGAACCGTTTTGGCGGCCCGCCCTCCATTCGTGGTGCTCACCctgagtgttttttttttttttttagtgttaCATTGTGGGGCGAAGTTGGGGTGAAGTTGGGGCGTCGCACGGTCGCACGGGCGCATCGACAGGTCGGCACATCGGAGCACCTCCCCACCGCTGCCCTACCAATCGACCATGGTTCGATAACTCCCATCTGCAGACCaattgccccttttttaattagcCATTTTTGCGCGGTCCACTCGCACGGCTATCTTCCTGAGCAGCCGTCTTATCGTACAATCACCTACTTCTCACCCTACCACATACTCCTCACCCTACCACCCACTTCTCACCCCGCCGCTTTCCCCCGATGGAGGCCCCGGAGGCGGAGCCGGAGTTCCAGCTCATATCGGTTAACAGCCGCGCGTGCGAAGGCATTCTGAGCTCcgtgaagaggaggagccGCTGCGTGGATGTGCCGGTTCATGGGCGCGCGGCGGACGAGGGGAAGTCGCAGCAGACGGGGCAGTCGCAACCAGCGGGACAGCCGCAACAAACCGGACAGCCGCTCCCAACGGGACAGCCGCTCCCAACGGGACAGCCGCAACAAACTGGGCCCCCCCAACAACTgagcaaaaacaaaaaggcggTGTCCTTCGAGCACAAGCTGCACGCGAAGAACAGcctgggggaggaggaaaccccccccccggggggaggCGCAGCCGATTGGCTAAAAATCCCCTctctggaaaaaaaaaaaagtgacactctatttttcagaaaaaaaaaatcatgcaTATATAACGAGAGCAAATACAACAGATTTATGGAGGCCTTCAAACAACAGGagttaaaaaagataaagagATTTCACCATGTGTATAAGTGGAAGGTAGCTTTGGTGATTCTGTTCATCCTGGCCATCTCCTTCGCCCTGATAGGgcttttcatttattacGAATCCAGCCACGTAATAGAAGTGAATATTGATTACGACTCTGGGGATGAAGTGAAGACCTTTTCCGTCCAACAGGAGATGAAGCAGCCcgtgtatgtatattacaAAATAAGTAACTTTTACagcaattttaaaacattccTTTCGGATGAATCGCAAGCCCTGGTTAATGATTGCAAGTGCAAATACATAAGGACTTTTGaagatttatataaatttagaTGCGTTAATGGTGTGCAGACTCTTCCCGAAATGAACAACGATTTGGGTTCCTCTGTAGGGGGGGGTAGACATGCCGAAAGGTTCAGCAGTAATGAAGCATGTGATGTGGATTCGATCCCCccagaaaagaaggagaggaagatcTTCCCCTGTGGGTTAGTCTcagcttccatttttaatgacAAAATTAGACTCTCcttgggtaaaaaaatatttaccgTTGATAAATTCCctgttttaaattattacgattttttttcttatataaaaaagcaTAAGAAGTACGCCTCAGATTATAGGGTGTGGATAAACAGTTTTTCCGCGGACTATAAAAACTGGTTCCACCCCCCTATGACCTCTTCATTTATTAAAACGTATGGAGTGATTTTTGAAGATTTGCAGCCGGGGGATAATTACCAAATTGAGTTTACACAGAATACGTGGCCTGCAAAACATTGGAAGGCCCAGAAATCCTTTCAGTTGGTCTCCTTACGAGCTGTGGGCAATAGCGCATACGAGCTAGCctactccttcttcctcctcgctCTAATTTACCTCATCGTAATAATCGTTATGCTAATTTTGGTGAAGACGGGGTACTGCCGTCTGGGAAAAACGTTTTCCTATTGTAAAATGTCGACTGTTAATAATGCCAGTGAGCACACCTTCTTTCGGAAGAAGTCCACGCTGAAGAAGCTGGCAGTAACAGCTAGAGGAGCGGCAGGAGCGGCGGCAGACGGGGTAGACGCGGTGGGCGCGACGCGCCCGTCCAGGGACGCCCCCCCCGTGCAGCCCGACGACCA belongs to Plasmodium vivax chromosome 6, whole genome shotgun sequence and includes:
- a CDS encoding hypothetical protein, conserved (encoded by transcript PVX_111255A), giving the protein MEAPEAEPEFQLISVNSRACEGILSSVKRRSRCVDVPVHGRAADEGKSQQTGQSQPAGQPQQTGQPLPTGQPLPTGQPQQTGPPQQLSKNKKAVSFEHKLHAKNSLGEEETPPPGGGAADWLKIPSLEKKKSDTLFFRKKKSCIYNESKYNRFMEAFKQQELKKIKRFHHVYKWKVALVILFILAISFALIGLFIYYESSHVIEVNIDYDSGDEVKTFSVQQEMKQPVYVYYKISNFYSNFKTFLSDESQALVNDCKCKYIRTFEDLYKFRCVNGVQTLPEMNNDLGSSVGGGRHAERFSSNEACDVDSIPPEKKERKIFPCGLVSASIFNDKIRLSLGKKIFTVDKFPVLNYYDFFSYIKKHKKYASDYRVWINSFSADYKNWFHPPMTSSFIKTYGVIFEDLQPGDNYQIEFTQNTWPAKHWKAQKSFQLVSLRAVGNSAYELAYSFFLLALIYLIVIIVMLILVKTGYCRLGKTFSYCKMSTVNNASEHTFFRKKSTLKKLAVTARGAAGAAADGVDAVGATRPSRDAPPVQPDDQRSKSSSYERVVRAVGCGPRACLCPLH